In one window of Chryseobacterium sp. JV274 DNA:
- a CDS encoding putative signal transducing protein: protein MSDLVRFKFYETALEANRDKQILAENNINSFIANEQLIQSDWLLSQAVGGIQLQVFEEDLEKAKQALQDYKDNEQYSLEVEHTIEDPEFDFVCPKCGSNHIYRDDSATSFFGISFLTSHKFKCYYCGNEFTH from the coding sequence ATGTCTGATCTCGTTCGTTTTAAATTTTATGAAACTGCCCTTGAAGCTAACAGGGACAAGCAGATATTGGCTGAAAATAATATCAACAGCTTCATTGCGAATGAACAGCTAATCCAATCGGATTGGCTTCTGTCGCAGGCCGTAGGCGGTATACAGCTTCAGGTATTTGAAGAAGATCTGGAAAAAGCCAAACAAGCATTACAGGATTATAAGGATAATGAACAGTATTCGCTGGAAGTAGAACACACTATTGAAGATCCTGAGTTTGATTTTGTATGTCCAAAATGTGGTTCTAATCATATTTACAGAGATGACAGCGCAACCAGTTTCTTTGGAATTTCTTTTCTGACGAGTCATAAATTCAAATGTTATTATTGCGGGAATGAATTCACCCATTAA
- a CDS encoding fumarylacetoacetate hydrolase family protein, protein MKIICIGRNYSEHAKELGNEIPENPVIFMKPDTAVLKGNDFYIPEFSNDIHYELEVVLKISKGGKYIQKETANKHYEEIGLGIDFTARDLQSELKSKGLPWELAKGFDGSAVVSSFFKKESFTLDNLQFSLLKNKEKVQDGNTKDMMFNFDDIIAFVSQYFTLRVGDLIFTGTPKGVGKVEENDILEAYLEEEKILDIRIL, encoded by the coding sequence ATGAAAATTATCTGCATAGGAAGAAACTATAGTGAGCATGCAAAAGAATTAGGGAACGAAATTCCTGAGAATCCTGTTATCTTTATGAAGCCTGATACAGCGGTTCTGAAAGGAAATGATTTTTATATTCCAGAATTCTCAAATGATATTCACTACGAGCTTGAAGTGGTATTAAAAATTTCCAAGGGAGGAAAATATATTCAGAAAGAAACAGCAAACAAGCATTATGAAGAAATAGGTCTGGGAATAGATTTCACAGCCAGAGATCTTCAGAGTGAGCTAAAATCAAAGGGACTTCCGTGGGAGCTTGCCAAAGGTTTTGATGGTTCTGCTGTGGTAAGCAGTTTCTTTAAAAAAGAAAGTTTTACTCTTGATAATCTTCAGTTTTCATTATTAAAGAACAAAGAAAAGGTACAGGATGGTAACACAAAAGATATGATGTTCAATTTTGATGATATCATTGCTTTTGTTTCTCAGTATTTTACATTAAGAGTGGGTGACCTTATCTTCACCGGAACTCCAAAAGGAGTTGGAAAGGTAGAAGAAAATGATATTCTGGAGGCTTATCTCGAAGAGGAAAAAATCCTTGATATCCGAATATTATAA
- a CDS encoding universal stress protein — MINIVLPVDFGDKTDQLVDGAIKFAKQLNGRIYLIHVAPSDIGFAIGDMGFQYFPEVEANEIREELVQLNKIEQRIIAHDIDCEHLLKQGLAKDIILEHAKEKNADYIVMGSHGRSGIYDVFVGSLTKGITKSSNIPVLVLPIHD, encoded by the coding sequence ATGATAAATATTGTATTACCCGTAGATTTTGGGGACAAGACAGACCAATTGGTAGACGGTGCCATAAAATTTGCAAAACAGCTTAACGGCAGAATTTACCTTATCCATGTAGCGCCATCAGATATCGGCTTTGCCATTGGTGATATGGGATTTCAATATTTTCCGGAAGTGGAAGCCAATGAAATCAGAGAAGAACTGGTACAGCTTAATAAAATTGAGCAAAGAATCATCGCTCATGATATTGATTGTGAGCACCTTTTAAAACAAGGGCTTGCCAAAGATATTATCCTGGAACATGCAAAGGAAAAAAATGCAGATTATATTGTGATGGGATCACATGGCAGAAGCGGAATTTATGATGTATTTGTGGGAAGTTTAACCAAAGGAATCACAAAAAGTTCAAATATTCCTGTATTGGTACTTCCAATTCACGACTAA
- a CDS encoding DUF6341 family protein, with protein sequence MTSFFLFLSKVFKWTFGFFDTFGNVLNWILFAVCCVLFTYWCYVLVVTLGGDKDKDYYSPTEGKNPYYDPNIYKKEG encoded by the coding sequence ATGACGTCTTTCTTTCTATTCTTAAGTAAAGTTTTCAAATGGACTTTCGGTTTCTTTGATACTTTCGGTAATGTTTTAAACTGGATTTTATTTGCAGTTTGCTGTGTATTATTTACTTATTGGTGCTATGTACTTGTAGTAACACTAGGTGGAGACAAAGACAAAGACTATTATTCTCCAACGGAAGGTAAGAATCCTTACTACGATCCGAATATCTACAAAAAAGAAGGTTAA
- a CDS encoding DUF6427 family protein: protein MFKLLSKESNIFSIPVYIGFLLLVVIIFNILNFNTYEAIVAGITFLGIALGYFCFHSIALNYQTHLPLFLYTFFIFGLYPGNLDIGIAVSLLTNSFLILLLTSADEDIRKKSYVLVGSIVALNFIFLPTTWPMAVFVIIHVIATSAKITLNLFRFLLGTVLITFSYFSVMYFFQFTSWNIDYFPFGKMKPVTDYTELLPLIPVVLMLIYAVYDHFKNYNKKSPISRYKYTFLLVFSMAQLVSIILYMNKSYEYLLLLAFPSSIILSRMMRFLPKYWMREASVWLIIISLLTFKAGTVFDLF from the coding sequence ATGTTTAAATTACTTTCAAAAGAAAGCAATATTTTTTCAATTCCTGTTTATATTGGTTTTCTTCTTTTAGTAGTCATAATATTTAACATACTGAATTTCAACACTTATGAAGCTATTGTTGCCGGAATAACTTTTCTGGGAATTGCTTTGGGATATTTTTGTTTTCACAGTATTGCCCTTAATTATCAGACTCATCTTCCATTATTCTTATATACTTTTTTCATTTTCGGGCTATATCCCGGAAATCTGGATATTGGGATTGCTGTTTCGCTGCTTACAAACTCCTTTCTTATCCTTCTTCTGACAAGTGCGGATGAAGATATCAGAAAGAAGTCGTATGTATTGGTAGGATCTATTGTGGCATTGAATTTTATTTTCCTTCCTACCACCTGGCCGATGGCTGTTTTTGTGATCATTCACGTGATTGCTACCTCTGCCAAAATCACTTTGAACCTATTCAGATTCCTGCTGGGAACTGTTCTGATTACCTTCAGTTATTTTTCTGTGATGTATTTTTTTCAGTTCACTTCCTGGAATATAGATTATTTTCCGTTTGGAAAGATGAAACCCGTAACGGATTACACGGAGCTTCTGCCACTGATTCCTGTGGTTCTGATGCTTATTTACGCGGTATATGACCATTTTAAAAACTATAATAAGAAAAGCCCGATAAGCAGGTACAAATATACTTTCCTGTTGGTCTTTTCGATGGCACAGCTTGTTTCCATCATCCTGTATATGAATAAGAGCTATGAATATCTGCTGCTTCTGGCGTTCCCTTCAAGTATTATTTTAAGCAGAATGATGAGGTTTTTACCTAAGTACTGGATGCGTGAAGCCAGTGTATGGCTTATTATTATTAGCTTACTGACCTTTAAAGCAGGTACAGTTTTTGATTTATTTTAA
- a CDS encoding DUF3109 family protein — translation MIQIDDKLISEEIFSEEFVCNLTKCKGACCVEGDVGAPLDKDELEILDSIFDKIKPYLTQEGIKALEEQGTWTTDPHDGMYVTPMVEDRECAYVTFDEKGITKCGIEKAYEDGAVDWQKPISCHLYPIRVTEYSAFTALNYHEWNVCSDACTLGKELQVPVYKFLKTPLTRKYGEEFYNVLSEAAEEWKKEYGS, via the coding sequence ATGATTCAGATAGACGATAAATTGATTTCTGAGGAAATTTTTTCCGAAGAATTTGTTTGCAACCTTACGAAATGTAAAGGTGCATGTTGTGTGGAAGGAGATGTAGGGGCTCCGTTAGATAAAGACGAGCTTGAGATATTGGACAGTATTTTTGATAAAATAAAACCTTATCTTACTCAGGAAGGCATCAAAGCCCTTGAAGAACAAGGAACATGGACTACTGATCCGCACGACGGAATGTATGTTACTCCTATGGTGGAGGACCGCGAATGTGCTTATGTAACGTTTGACGAAAAAGGGATTACCAAATGTGGTATTGAAAAAGCCTATGAAGATGGTGCTGTAGACTGGCAGAAACCAATTTCCTGCCACCTGTACCCTATTCGTGTTACAGAATATTCTGCATTCACTGCTTTGAATTATCATGAATGGAATGTATGCAGCGATGCGTGTACACTTGGAAAAGAACTTCAGGTTCCTGTCTATAAGTTTTTAAAGACGCCATTGACAAGAAAATACGGAGAAGAGTTCTACAACGTTCTAAGTGAAGCCGCTGAGGAATGGAAAAAAGAATATGGTTCTTAA
- a CDS encoding M16 family metallopeptidase yields MKKVLSSFAVIFLMSANAFGQNIPVDPSVRIGTLSNGMKYYIKKNTLPEKKVDFRLAINAGSILEDENQRGLAHFMEHMNFNGTKNFPDNKLVDFLQSIGVKFGQHLNAYTSFDETVYMLPVPLDKPGNLDAGLKVMEDWAFNATLSDEQINKERGVVLEELRLGLGADKRMMDKYLPKFLYKSQYAERLPIGKKEVLENFKPDVIRKFHQDWYRPDLMAIVVVGDINVDEIEKKIKDNFSKYKNPSKPRERKSFDLPNHKETLVAIETDPDATNSMVQFIMKDADAYKPDVTVEQYNQSLVENLSTTMLNNRLRELINSTNPPFTFGSVYHGGTYARSKEAFQGFAMVKEGNQLNALKVLLEEVERAKRFGFTQSELDRAKSQVLSNLERSYNNKDKTESDMLVDEYVRNFLEQEPMPGIAWEYEDTKSFLPSVTLAQTNEIIKKMVKDDSRVIVITGPKKDNVAMPTEAMVMNTFEAVKMADLKPYEEKATIKNLVKPFKSEGKIAKTETDAKLGTTTWTLSNGAKVTFKKTDFKDDEIVFTARSLGGSSLIPDVDYNKTQFAFSALTEAGVGGFSKADLANYLAGKQVNVNPMVTSLFEGVSGRTSQKDLGTALELMYAYFTSLNYNPASFNAYKEKQSAMLNNLLSNPQAYFSNEHAKFMNQKNPRFIGVFPMEKDWANTDYKKAYDIYKDKFANAGNFQFYFVGNIDETKFKNEVLQYIASLPSSGKATMFKDTGYRTITGDYTKVYKKGKDPKSMVSISYSGEAPYNEKEALALSALGEVATIKVIEKLREDESGIYGGGARGGMNRIPYGTYSFGINFPCGPENADKLTKSAITELQKLIDNGPEQKDLDKYKEGEYNDNKTELKDNMFWMNAIAKNQLDGSDKYDILNYQEKVKALTVKDLQDVAKKYLTKGRIVATLMPEDGWEKAKKDETKKAEVTAVKVGAAN; encoded by the coding sequence ATGAAAAAAGTCTTATCTTCATTTGCGGTCATCTTTTTGATGTCGGCAAATGCCTTTGGACAGAATATTCCAGTGGATCCTTCTGTACGAATTGGTACCCTTTCCAACGGAATGAAGTACTACATCAAAAAAAACACCTTACCGGAAAAAAAAGTAGATTTCCGTTTGGCAATCAATGCCGGATCTATTCTTGAAGATGAAAATCAAAGGGGATTGGCTCACTTTATGGAGCACATGAACTTCAACGGAACCAAAAATTTTCCAGATAATAAATTAGTAGACTTTTTACAGTCCATCGGCGTAAAGTTTGGTCAGCATCTTAATGCTTATACCAGCTTTGACGAAACGGTTTATATGCTTCCTGTTCCATTGGATAAACCAGGAAATCTGGATGCCGGACTGAAAGTAATGGAGGACTGGGCTTTTAATGCAACCCTTTCTGATGAACAGATCAATAAAGAAAGAGGAGTGGTATTGGAAGAGCTGAGATTAGGTCTTGGAGCAGATAAAAGAATGATGGATAAATATCTTCCGAAGTTTTTATATAAATCTCAGTATGCAGAAAGACTTCCAATCGGTAAAAAAGAAGTATTGGAAAACTTCAAGCCTGATGTTATCCGAAAATTCCACCAGGATTGGTACAGACCGGATTTGATGGCAATTGTAGTAGTAGGAGATATCAACGTGGATGAAATTGAAAAAAAGATCAAGGATAATTTCAGTAAATATAAAAACCCTTCAAAACCGAGAGAAAGAAAATCTTTTGATCTTCCGAATCATAAAGAAACACTGGTAGCGATTGAAACAGATCCTGATGCTACCAATTCTATGGTACAGTTTATCATGAAAGATGCTGATGCCTACAAGCCGGATGTAACAGTAGAGCAGTACAATCAGAGTCTTGTGGAAAATCTTTCAACAACGATGCTGAACAACAGATTGAGAGAACTGATCAACTCTACAAATCCACCTTTTACTTTCGGATCAGTATATCATGGAGGAACCTATGCAAGAAGCAAGGAAGCTTTCCAGGGATTTGCCATGGTGAAAGAAGGAAACCAGCTGAATGCGTTAAAAGTTTTATTGGAAGAGGTTGAAAGAGCAAAAAGATTCGGATTTACACAGTCTGAACTTGACAGAGCGAAATCTCAGGTGCTTTCCAACCTTGAAAGATCTTATAATAACAAAGATAAAACAGAAAGTGACATGCTTGTAGATGAGTATGTAAGAAACTTCCTGGAGCAGGAACCAATGCCTGGAATTGCATGGGAATATGAAGATACCAAGTCTTTCCTGCCATCTGTTACCCTTGCGCAGACCAACGAAATCATCAAGAAAATGGTGAAAGATGACAGCAGGGTCATTGTAATCACAGGGCCTAAGAAAGATAATGTAGCTATGCCTACAGAAGCCATGGTTATGAATACATTCGAAGCTGTAAAAATGGCTGATCTAAAACCTTATGAAGAAAAGGCTACTATCAAAAATTTAGTAAAACCTTTCAAATCTGAAGGGAAAATTGCTAAAACAGAAACGGATGCCAAGTTGGGAACAACAACGTGGACATTAAGCAACGGTGCTAAAGTGACTTTCAAGAAAACTGACTTTAAAGATGACGAAATTGTATTTACTGCAAGAAGCTTAGGAGGAAGTTCTCTTATTCCGGATGTTGATTACAATAAGACACAGTTTGCATTCTCTGCATTAACAGAAGCAGGAGTGGGTGGATTCTCTAAAGCAGACCTTGCTAATTATCTTGCAGGTAAACAGGTGAATGTAAATCCAATGGTAACCTCTCTTTTTGAAGGTGTTTCCGGAAGAACAAGCCAAAAAGATTTAGGAACGGCCCTGGAGCTTATGTATGCTTATTTTACAAGCTTAAATTACAATCCGGCTTCCTTCAATGCATATAAAGAAAAACAGTCTGCAATGCTGAATAACCTGTTGTCTAATCCTCAGGCTTATTTCTCTAATGAGCATGCAAAATTTATGAATCAGAAGAACCCTAGATTTATTGGGGTATTCCCAATGGAAAAAGACTGGGCGAATACAGACTATAAAAAAGCATACGATATTTATAAAGATAAATTTGCCAATGCCGGAAACTTCCAGTTCTATTTCGTAGGAAATATTGACGAAACGAAGTTTAAAAATGAAGTCCTTCAGTATATTGCAAGCCTGCCATCATCAGGAAAAGCTACAATGTTCAAAGATACCGGATACAGAACAATCACCGGAGATTATACAAAAGTGTATAAAAAAGGAAAAGATCCTAAGAGTATGGTATCTATCTCGTATAGTGGAGAAGCACCTTACAACGAAAAAGAAGCTTTAGCATTATCTGCTCTTGGAGAAGTCGCTACCATAAAAGTTATCGAGAAATTGAGAGAAGACGAAAGCGGTATCTACGGTGGAGGTGCAAGAGGAGGAATGAACAGAATTCCTTATGGTACTTACAGCTTTGGAATTAACTTTCCTTGTGGTCCGGAAAATGCAGATAAACTGACCAAGAGTGCTATTACTGAGCTTCAGAAGCTGATTGATAACGGCCCTGAGCAGAAAGATCTGGATAAGTATAAAGAAGGAGAATACAATGATAATAAAACAGAACTTAAAGACAATATGTTCTGGATGAATGCTATTGCTAAAAACCAATTAGACGGAAGTGATAAATATGACATCCTGAATTACCAGGAAAAAGTAAAGGCACTTACCGTAAAAGATCTTCAGGATGTTGCTAAAAAATACCTTACAAAAGGTAGAATTGTAGCGACTTTGATGCCGGAAGACGGTTGGGAAAAAGCTAAAAAAGATGAAACTAAAAAAGCAGAAGTAACTGCTGTAAAAGTAGGAGCAGCTAACTAG